A region of Geobacillus sp. 46C-IIa DNA encodes the following proteins:
- a CDS encoding holin family protein, translating into MERLDVVYKTGAAAIGAVVGYLFGGWSELLGILLAFVVMDYVTGVMAAYREGSLRSAVGFKRIPKKVMIFMLVAVGHLIDRAVGTNGLFRDATIFFYLANELLSIIENAGRIGLPVPEQIKQAVEVLKGKSEKGESQK; encoded by the coding sequence GTGGAGCGGTTAGATGTTGTTTACAAAACCGGTGCGGCTGCCATCGGTGCGGTTGTCGGTTATTTGTTCGGCGGTTGGTCTGAACTACTCGGCATTTTGTTGGCATTTGTCGTCATGGACTATGTAACAGGCGTGATGGCGGCGTATAGAGAGGGCTCACTGCGTAGTGCCGTTGGGTTCAAACGAATACCTAAAAAAGTGATGATCTTCATGCTTGTAGCGGTCGGGCACCTCATTGATCGTGCGGTCGGAACAAATGGACTGTTCCGTGACGCGACGATCTTTTTTTATTTAGCGAATGAACTACTTTCGATCATTGAAAATGCGGGACGAATCGGATTGCCGGTGCCGGAACAAATCAAGCAGGCGGTTGAGGTGTTGAAAGGAAAAAGTGAGAAAGGGGAGAGCCAAAAATGA
- a CDS encoding SUMF1/EgtB/PvdO family nonheme iron enzyme, whose translation MPFVLSVKDSLRQAVESATGGKNTVMYDDKGNPSIMVCIPKFNLSDVINGAPNVPHPAFIVNGVVKSEIWISKYQNIVHDGRAYSLPFQDPKTFVTYDQAKQYCAAKGLGWHLMTNAEWAAIALWCKKNGFMPRGNNNFGKDHSAPHERGKVTYKYTSGGTEYEGRVATGSGPASWAHNGMNDGIFDLNGNVWEWVDGLKLIDGKIYVHQDNNYNTPESPRVVDQWVDTGVYFDNTTAGNANTTISDIGGDPVLGAERTNPMYTGDASTDPYYGYSFTTFETLAAKSGFTVPDLLKYLAIAPIDANHGGDGIWVRNYGERVAIRGGRWVNGSSAGVFALGLDNARSISTHDIGFRSAYIAP comes from the coding sequence ATGCCGTTTGTTTTATCCGTGAAAGATTCGTTGAGACAAGCTGTTGAATCTGCCACAGGCGGAAAAAACACGGTCATGTATGACGACAAAGGGAATCCGTCTATCATGGTATGCATTCCTAAATTCAACTTATCAGATGTCATCAACGGGGCGCCGAACGTCCCGCATCCAGCGTTTATCGTCAATGGTGTGGTTAAGTCGGAAATCTGGATTTCGAAATATCAAAATATCGTACACGATGGCCGTGCATACTCTCTTCCTTTCCAAGATCCGAAGACATTTGTGACATACGATCAAGCGAAACAATATTGCGCAGCGAAAGGTCTAGGGTGGCACTTGATGACCAACGCGGAATGGGCAGCCATTGCCCTCTGGTGCAAGAAAAACGGATTTATGCCTCGAGGCAATAACAACTTTGGGAAAGACCATTCAGCTCCTCACGAGCGCGGAAAGGTAACATATAAATACACGAGCGGCGGCACGGAATATGAGGGACGTGTTGCAACAGGTTCTGGGCCTGCTTCTTGGGCGCACAATGGTATGAATGATGGCATTTTCGATCTCAACGGAAACGTATGGGAATGGGTCGATGGATTAAAATTGATCGACGGGAAAATTTATGTTCATCAGGACAACAATTACAATACGCCAGAAAGCCCGCGCGTAGTCGATCAATGGGTCGACACAGGCGTATATTTCGATAACACAACTGCAGGTAACGCAAATACAACTATTTCAGATATTGGCGGTGACCCTGTGCTTGGAGCTGAAAGAACAAATCCGATGTACACAGGCGATGCGAGCACAGATCCTTATTACGGGTACAGCTTTACAACATTCGAGACATTAGCGGCAAAATCAGGTTTTACAGTACCTGATTTATTGAAATATCTCGCTATTGCTCCTATCGACGCGAACCACGGCGGAGACGGCATCTGGGTGCGTAACTACGGTGAGCGCGTCGCGATTCGCGGTGGCCGCTGGGTCAACGGGTCGAGTGCCGGTGTCTTCGCGTTGGGTCTGGACAACGCTCGTTCGATCTCGACTCATGACATCGGCTTTCGCTCCGCGTACATCGCGCCGTGA
- a CDS encoding putative phage tail protein has protein sequence MTLYNVQANATGRGTVQANVIAVKRAGGNIAGSGALNTRTFAMILRAKASLTAGGTVSTRDFIKRSLARLSARGIGRVIVNAETWKFKGIKAQMKGESVLEFYRHDRDIYKDLASYMPSYYDTIKQVKTLRQALAPEFIRLQAIIQDIFRQFIVNEATWGLNYWGSSSSNDPIEKRRKRIMDILASKTLGNERIKELIGYGCEITEQFNDFLADILITEVRGEPENIKEIFEKLDKYFPSHTDYELRYSYLPWDELDEANLTWDQLATYTWNRLETTFLK, from the coding sequence ATGACTCTATACAATGTCCAAGCTAACGCAACAGGAAGAGGGACGGTTCAGGCGAATGTGATCGCCGTAAAACGGGCAGGAGGAAACATAGCAGGAAGCGGAGCCTTAAATACAAGAACATTTGCGATGATTCTCCGTGCAAAGGCATCACTGACTGCGGGGGGAACCGTCTCAACGCGAGATTTTATCAAGCGGTCACTCGCCCGGCTCTCAGCACGAGGGATCGGTCGAGTTATTGTCAATGCGGAAACGTGGAAGTTTAAAGGGATTAAGGCACAAATGAAAGGGGAGTCGGTGCTTGAGTTTTATCGGCATGATCGTGATATATATAAAGACCTGGCATCATACATGCCATCATACTATGATACGATCAAGCAAGTAAAAACACTGCGACAGGCGCTGGCTCCTGAATTCATCCGGCTACAGGCAATCATTCAAGATATTTTCCGTCAGTTCATTGTGAATGAGGCCACATGGGGACTCAACTATTGGGGTTCAAGCTCAAGCAACGATCCGATTGAAAAACGCCGCAAGCGGATCATGGATATACTCGCCAGCAAGACACTTGGAAACGAAAGGATTAAGGAGTTGATCGGATACGGCTGCGAAATCACCGAGCAATTTAACGATTTTCTGGCAGACATTTTAATCACAGAGGTCCGCGGAGAACCGGAAAACATTAAAGAGATTTTTGAAAAACTGGATAAGTATTTTCCGTCTCACACTGACTACGAATTACGATATAGCTACTTGCCTTGGGATGAGTTAGACGAAGCAAATCTGACGTGGGATCAGCTGGCAACGTACACATGGAACCGGCTTGAAACCACATTTTTGAAGTAG
- a CDS encoding baseplate J/gp47 family protein, protein MFEDQTFEVIMQRMLSRIPDDFDKRQGSVIWDMLAPSALELEQVYQQFDLTVQWLFLNKDTPREILVARAKDLGIEPKPAEKASGTVVFTGQPDTVIPANTRISTGDSVPIFFYTTSDATVTENGTVSVPVEAEVPGAAGNVPSGAITALVSTIDGVESVTNPQAFENGIDEESDESILTRYFERITMPSSSGNDADYIRWAKEVPGIGYVRVFRRWNGPGTVRVVVITDQKKSPSPQMIDKVKDNIETKRPTLADVTVDGAREVSIDIDVKVTLNEQGDMETALQQIKNSINDYLLNAAFFEQTVRYTKVGEAILNAGYVLDYENLKINGGTANIQLNDDEIAVLGRVTLL, encoded by the coding sequence ATGTTTGAGGATCAGACGTTTGAGGTGATTATGCAGCGAATGCTGTCGCGGATTCCTGACGATTTTGATAAACGTCAAGGTTCGGTTATATGGGACATGCTTGCCCCTTCAGCTCTTGAGTTAGAGCAGGTATATCAACAATTCGATTTAACAGTTCAATGGTTGTTCTTAAACAAGGATACGCCAAGGGAGATACTCGTTGCTAGGGCGAAGGACCTCGGAATCGAACCGAAGCCAGCAGAAAAAGCAAGCGGCACAGTAGTATTCACCGGTCAGCCTGATACAGTGATTCCAGCCAATACAAGGATTAGCACAGGGGACAGTGTCCCTATTTTCTTTTATACGACTAGCGATGCGACGGTGACGGAAAATGGAACGGTGTCCGTCCCTGTAGAGGCCGAGGTGCCAGGAGCAGCCGGAAACGTGCCATCCGGTGCTATTACCGCTCTAGTTAGCACAATTGACGGAGTAGAAAGCGTGACAAACCCGCAGGCGTTTGAAAACGGAATCGACGAAGAAAGCGATGAGTCGATACTGACTCGTTATTTCGAACGAATCACAATGCCGTCATCCAGCGGGAATGACGCTGATTATATCCGATGGGCGAAAGAGGTGCCTGGCATTGGCTATGTTCGAGTGTTTCGCCGATGGAATGGTCCAGGGACGGTTCGTGTTGTGGTGATTACCGACCAAAAGAAATCCCCAAGCCCGCAGATGATTGATAAAGTCAAAGACAATATCGAGACCAAACGGCCGACATTGGCCGATGTCACAGTCGATGGAGCAAGGGAGGTCAGCATCGATATCGACGTGAAAGTTACACTGAACGAGCAAGGGGATATGGAAACGGCATTGCAGCAAATCAAAAACTCAATTAACGACTACTTACTGAACGCAGCATTTTTTGAACAGACTGTTCGTTACACTAAGGTTGGCGAAGCTATTTTGAACGCTGGTTACGTCTTAGACTATGAAAACCTAAAAATCAACGGTGGTACTGCCAACATCCAGCTCAATGACGACGAAATCGCCGTCCTTGGCCGGGTGACATTATTGTAG
- a CDS encoding DUF2634 domain-containing protein, with translation MTLAPVNLDELNANNATETVVIGPSKTYRIDFERGELGGIIDDDEAVLQFIQKAIMTARSRFFIYDDEYGCEIEDIIGMNVSSELLEEEIPRLVKEAIEYDDRIESASNFLIERNGDQLQITFTVTLTNGKTLEGVSVNV, from the coding sequence ATGACGCTTGCCCCAGTTAATCTTGACGAGCTGAATGCCAATAACGCAACTGAAACCGTGGTGATCGGCCCGTCGAAGACGTATCGCATCGATTTTGAAAGAGGTGAATTGGGCGGGATCATTGACGATGATGAGGCCGTTTTGCAATTTATTCAAAAGGCAATTATGACGGCTCGCTCGCGCTTTTTTATTTACGATGATGAGTATGGCTGTGAAATAGAAGATATCATCGGCATGAACGTCTCTAGCGAGCTCCTAGAAGAAGAAATTCCGCGCTTGGTTAAAGAAGCGATTGAATATGATGATCGGATCGAAAGTGCGTCAAACTTTCTCATTGAGCGCAATGGCGATCAACTACAAATCACCTTTACCGTCACTTTGACTAACGGCAAGACGCTGGAGGGGGTGAGCGTGAATGTTTGA
- a CDS encoding DUF2577 family protein, whose amino-acid sequence MEGNGAVRLIQLMRQHGYNKDISIELATVTSPPPNIKIRVDNMKIELDKDDVIIAQHLTKHKRQVRINGGTTVELEHQDELKVGDRVIVASDRDQVFYIIDRAVMVE is encoded by the coding sequence ATGGAGGGGAACGGTGCTGTTCGGCTTATTCAGCTGATGAGGCAACACGGATATAACAAGGACATATCCATTGAGCTGGCCACGGTGACGTCGCCACCTCCCAATATCAAAATCCGAGTCGACAACATGAAAATCGAACTGGACAAAGACGATGTTATTATCGCTCAGCACTTAACAAAACATAAGCGGCAAGTCAGAATCAATGGCGGCACAACAGTAGAACTGGAACACCAAGATGAACTGAAAGTCGGTGATCGCGTCATCGTAGCCAGCGACCGTGACCAAGTGTTTTATATCATTGATCGGGCGGTGATGGTTGAATGA
- a CDS encoding LysM peptidoglycan-binding domain-containing protein, whose product MNVKMQFWFRYGSDSLQLPVNPSSFEVSSPYGIEIIEVNSLGEVMIPKNRGLQEFHFESFLPAKYDPAYCVHNRVISPTDFISIIEKWRDAEKPIRFIVTTANINMLVLIPEFTYWPSPPGSPGEIQFSISLKEYRMPVVKKWTQSSPPSNKQRPPKQKEQPKMYVVRKGDSLWAIAKRIYDDGSKWKKIYEANKKVIGKNPNTIFPGQKLVIP is encoded by the coding sequence ATGAACGTAAAAATGCAGTTTTGGTTCCGATACGGAAGCGACAGCCTGCAGTTGCCTGTGAATCCTTCATCCTTTGAAGTATCGAGCCCTTATGGAATTGAAATTATTGAGGTCAATAGCTTAGGGGAGGTGATGATCCCCAAGAATAGAGGGTTGCAGGAGTTTCACTTTGAATCGTTTTTGCCAGCCAAATATGACCCTGCCTACTGCGTTCATAATCGAGTAATTTCACCGACTGATTTCATCAGCATCATTGAAAAGTGGCGCGATGCTGAAAAACCCATCCGTTTTATCGTGACGACAGCGAACATTAATATGCTGGTACTCATTCCGGAATTCACCTACTGGCCCAGTCCGCCTGGCAGTCCGGGAGAGATACAGTTTTCTATATCCTTGAAAGAATACAGGATGCCTGTAGTGAAAAAGTGGACACAGTCGTCTCCACCGTCTAATAAGCAACGGCCACCGAAGCAAAAGGAGCAGCCAAAAATGTATGTGGTGAGGAAAGGTGATAGCTTGTGGGCAATTGCCAAACGCATTTACGACGACGGAAGCAAGTGGAAAAAGATTTACGAAGCCAATAAAAAAGTGATTGGAAAGAATCCGAATACTATTTTCCCAGGGCAAAAGCTGGTGATTCCATGA
- a CDS encoding XkdN-like protein, whose product MSNVVDILLKMDAEKLELPKKLVEIKRLSELAGEPVVFEIRALTQTQLEEIQDMSTKFDPISNKADVDVFTIKLETILKGVVSPELKRKELLEHYKVPTPYDLIRKLFTPGEIDRLYNEISDLSGFGEGAVEEVKKP is encoded by the coding sequence ATGAGCAATGTGGTTGATATTTTGCTCAAAATGGATGCGGAAAAGCTGGAATTACCAAAAAAACTCGTGGAAATTAAACGGTTGAGCGAGCTGGCCGGCGAGCCGGTCGTTTTTGAAATTCGAGCGTTGACACAGACACAGCTTGAAGAGATTCAGGATATGTCTACAAAGTTTGATCCAATTTCAAACAAAGCGGACGTCGATGTTTTTACTATCAAACTAGAAACGATCTTAAAGGGCGTCGTTTCTCCAGAGCTAAAACGGAAGGAGTTGTTAGAGCATTATAAGGTCCCGACACCATATGATCTGATTCGGAAACTATTTACGCCTGGTGAAATTGATCGGCTATATAACGAAATTAGCGATTTAAGCGGGTTTGGTGAGGGGGCCGTTGAAGAAGTAAAAAAGCCGTAA
- a CDS encoding phage tail tube protein, protein MERMIPERAISGTHGEVWIDGEKFAEAYGLQAKVDFIKEKVPMCGAPNGQGQKYMGWEGKGTLRITKVNSRLTRKVAEQVKRGVLEPMTIVSKLADPAAFGAERVVLKGCTFDDLTLADWESGKIVQEEKPFTFNDFEFIDYIE, encoded by the coding sequence ATGGAACGAATGATTCCTGAGCGTGCCATTTCCGGTACGCATGGAGAAGTATGGATCGACGGAGAAAAATTTGCGGAAGCATACGGATTGCAGGCAAAGGTCGATTTTATCAAAGAGAAGGTGCCAATGTGCGGCGCTCCCAACGGACAAGGTCAAAAATATATGGGCTGGGAAGGAAAAGGAACGCTCCGTATTACGAAGGTCAACTCCCGACTGACACGCAAGGTGGCCGAACAAGTGAAACGGGGCGTTTTGGAACCGATGACGATCGTGAGCAAGCTGGCCGATCCAGCGGCATTCGGTGCGGAACGTGTTGTATTGAAAGGTTGTACTTTTGATGATTTGACTCTCGCAGACTGGGAATCGGGGAAAATCGTTCAAGAAGAGAAGCCGTTTACTTTTAATGATTTTGAATTTATCGACTATATCGAATAG
- a CDS encoding phage tail sheath subtilisin-like domain-containing protein produces MGLPQVNIVFKTLGATAIQRGERGIVALLLKDTAALGSYVLTSITDIPAGLSEVNKKQIELAFIGGERTPNRVVVYVYDPNATVTNGTPLDVALNYLETVKFDYFVFPEIEEADKTKITTWIGLQRANGKMAKAVLPHHAADKEYIINFTTENIVVGDTTYTAAQYCSRIAGLIAGTPLTISTTFQPLPEVDSVQTYTKDQLNQAIDNGEFVIYHDGEKVKVGRGVTSLVTTTQDKGDDFKKIKIVDILDLMYMDIRKTIEDRYIGKYANSYDNKVLLIQAINAYYEQLEIDGLLDVGKNRAEIDLEQQRVYLRSVGVDVDAMKEQEIKEANTRDKVFILSRIRPLDAIEDIDMKVLI; encoded by the coding sequence ATGGGCCTGCCTCAAGTCAATATTGTGTTCAAGACTCTTGGGGCCACGGCGATCCAACGCGGCGAGCGGGGGATCGTCGCATTGTTGTTAAAAGATACGGCGGCCCTCGGGTCTTACGTTTTAACGAGCATCACCGACATCCCGGCCGGATTATCAGAGGTGAATAAAAAACAAATTGAGCTGGCTTTTATCGGCGGCGAGCGGACGCCGAATCGAGTGGTGGTATACGTCTATGATCCAAATGCCACGGTGACGAACGGAACACCTCTAGATGTCGCGCTGAACTATTTAGAGACGGTGAAATTTGATTATTTCGTTTTTCCAGAGATTGAAGAGGCAGACAAAACGAAAATCACTACATGGATCGGTCTGCAACGCGCCAATGGCAAGATGGCAAAAGCCGTATTGCCTCATCATGCGGCCGATAAAGAGTACATTATCAATTTCACAACGGAAAACATTGTCGTCGGTGATACGACGTATACAGCGGCCCAATATTGCTCCCGCATCGCTGGGTTGATTGCCGGAACGCCGTTGACGATTTCAACGACTTTTCAGCCGTTGCCGGAGGTAGACAGCGTCCAAACCTATACGAAAGATCAACTCAACCAAGCCATCGATAACGGCGAATTTGTGATTTACCATGATGGTGAAAAAGTAAAAGTTGGGCGTGGCGTGACATCGCTCGTTACAACCACACAAGATAAGGGAGACGATTTCAAGAAAATTAAAATCGTCGATATCCTCGACCTCATGTATATGGATATTCGCAAGACCATCGAAGACAGATATATCGGTAAATACGCCAACAGCTATGACAATAAAGTGCTGCTCATTCAAGCAATTAATGCGTACTATGAGCAGTTGGAGATTGACGGGCTGCTCGATGTTGGGAAAAATAGAGCGGAAATTGATTTAGAACAGCAACGGGTCTATTTACGCTCGGTCGGCGTCGATGTTGATGCGATGAAAGAGCAGGAGATCAAGGAAGCAAACACGAGAGATAAGGTGTTTATCCTTTCTCGTATCCGTCCTCTCGATGCGATTGAGGACATTGACATGAAAGTGCTCATTTAG
- a CDS encoding DUF6838 family protein: protein MMASLRNAVISKLKTAFLDHKIYGEKVEQGLRKPCFFITVLPGDVIELNKLMQQREITIDIQYLSEEETNAKNVEMADLLNDLFRSIAFDGLTVNIVERRFEIVDDILHFFLDLDFIVMLSAAEQQDLMQEIIHNREVL, encoded by the coding sequence ATGATGGCATCACTCAGAAATGCGGTGATTAGTAAGCTCAAAACAGCCTTTCTGGATCATAAAATATACGGTGAAAAAGTGGAACAAGGCCTAAGAAAGCCTTGTTTTTTTATTACCGTTTTGCCTGGCGATGTGATCGAGTTAAACAAATTGATGCAACAAAGGGAAATCACCATCGATATTCAGTACTTATCCGAAGAAGAAACGAACGCCAAAAACGTTGAAATGGCTGATTTATTGAACGATTTGTTCCGAAGCATCGCCTTTGACGGGCTGACGGTAAACATTGTGGAACGGAGATTTGAAATCGTGGATGATATTCTCCACTTTTTCCTCGATCTCGACTTTATCGTCATGTTGAGCGCTGCGGAGCAACAAGACCTTATGCAGGAAATCATCCATAACAGGGAGGTATTGTAA
- a CDS encoding HK97 gp10 family phage protein: protein MFQLKINNLKKYEEQFIFLKENLPEELENYLLDVAKGLLRLVKVRTPKDEGRLRSGWEIGELKREGDDLIIVVYNKEFYARFVEYGHKVVINKKTVGHAPGFYMLTVSVKRIRRQMPRRLKKHFDKVLNSL, encoded by the coding sequence ATGTTCCAGCTCAAAATAAACAATTTAAAAAAATACGAAGAGCAGTTTATTTTCCTCAAGGAAAATCTCCCTGAGGAGCTGGAAAACTATTTATTGGACGTCGCCAAAGGTTTGTTGCGTCTAGTGAAAGTGAGGACGCCGAAAGACGAGGGAAGGCTGCGGAGCGGCTGGGAAATTGGCGAGCTGAAACGGGAAGGAGATGATTTGATTATCGTTGTCTACAACAAGGAATTTTATGCCCGTTTTGTGGAATACGGCCATAAAGTAGTAATCAATAAGAAAACAGTCGGGCACGCCCCAGGGTTTTACATGCTGACTGTATCGGTAAAGCGGATCAGGCGACAGATGCCACGCCGGTTGAAAAAACACTTTGACAAGGTGCTGAATTCGTTATGA
- a CDS encoding head-tail adaptor protein → MNPGQLKDRLTFYEILFDNGEEQLVERCKLWGQVKFKKNKFTDQQPEKSYQIIIRANKAVKPLMKALCQGKWYDIMAVDEGEPGYFILDCTLGYVHSLNDRCTVSRLQEVELASGETIHQPVVVMEQIPCELVKIDSGDTLQTDTTHNIRLFYKIHMETHRNIKIGDKIEVAHRGETFLFTAKECFKYHTFQEVIAEMEGEA, encoded by the coding sequence ATGAACCCCGGACAACTGAAGGATCGCCTAACATTTTACGAAATCCTTTTCGATAATGGCGAGGAACAGCTTGTCGAGCGATGCAAACTCTGGGGTCAAGTGAAGTTCAAAAAGAATAAATTCACCGACCAACAGCCCGAAAAATCGTATCAGATCATTATTCGGGCGAATAAGGCGGTAAAGCCGTTAATGAAAGCTCTTTGCCAGGGGAAATGGTACGACATTATGGCCGTGGATGAGGGTGAACCGGGCTATTTTATACTGGATTGCACACTCGGCTACGTTCATAGCCTCAATGATCGCTGTACGGTGTCGCGGCTTCAAGAAGTGGAGCTGGCGAGCGGAGAAACGATCCATCAGCCTGTTGTCGTGATGGAGCAAATCCCGTGCGAGCTGGTGAAAATCGACTCCGGTGACACGCTGCAAACCGATACGACGCACAATATTCGCCTGTTTTATAAAATTCATATGGAAACGCATCGAAATATCAAAATCGGCGACAAAATCGAGGTTGCCCATAGAGGAGAAACATTTCTATTCACAGCAAAGGAATGCTTTAAATACCATACCTTCCAAGAGGTGATCGCGGAAATGGAAGGTGAAGCGTAA
- a CDS encoding head-tail connector protein, producing MTGETPSPLRGVIVLIITLDEAKKWLRVDHNDEDSLISTLISAAEKYLVNSTGNTFDSTNELAKLLCYVLVADWYENRDMIGKTSEKVRHTVESIVAQLTHCYDSTTM from the coding sequence ATGACGGGGGAAACCCCGTCCCCTTTGCGGGGGGTGATCGTTTTGATTATTACACTTGACGAAGCGAAGAAATGGCTGCGCGTTGACCATAATGACGAGGATAGTTTAATTAGTACGCTGATTAGTGCGGCGGAAAAGTACTTGGTTAATTCAACAGGAAATACGTTTGACAGCACGAATGAGTTGGCCAAGCTGCTCTGCTACGTTCTGGTCGCCGATTGGTACGAAAATCGTGACATGATCGGCAAGACGAGCGAGAAAGTGCGGCATACGGTCGAAAGTATCGTGGCCCAGCTGACTCATTGCTACGATAGCACGACAATGTAG
- a CDS encoding phage major capsid protein has translation MGKELREMLKKLEQMKAEVRALLSEDEVDEAEKRMEEVRALQKKIEVQRQLEEEERGGLGLGGAYSASNETRAVTKEDAELEQEYRQIFMKAIRRRPVSSDERSMIAEYEKRAVMNEGGTNPAITDGDSSLIVPKDIQTRINEIMRAQNDLSQYVRVEEVTTLSGSRVLEKDETMTPFALIDEYGVLPETDNPKFVAVSYSVKKRGGILPITNELLADSDQNIINYITRWIGKKAVVTRNKLITDLLLTMTPKDLADLKVVKKVFNVDLDPAISLSSIVLTNQDGYNWLDSQQDTNGRFLLQDDITQPGRKLLFGRPVVVCSNRYLPSIAGTPNKAPIFIGNLEELIVLFSRRFFELAATKEGGDAFKRDTTDLRTIMRDDIKFWDTGAAVYGQLTLS, from the coding sequence ATGGGAAAAGAACTGCGTGAGATGTTGAAAAAACTGGAGCAGATGAAAGCTGAAGTTCGTGCTCTCTTATCAGAAGATGAAGTCGATGAAGCCGAAAAACGTATGGAAGAAGTACGAGCGTTGCAAAAGAAAATTGAAGTACAGCGGCAATTGGAGGAAGAGGAACGCGGTGGATTGGGTCTTGGCGGTGCGTATTCAGCCAGCAACGAAACACGCGCTGTCACGAAGGAAGATGCCGAATTGGAACAGGAGTATCGACAAATCTTCATGAAGGCGATTCGCCGGCGCCCGGTTTCTTCAGATGAGCGAAGCATGATTGCAGAATACGAGAAGCGCGCTGTCATGAACGAAGGTGGGACTAACCCGGCTATCACGGATGGGGATTCGTCTTTAATCGTTCCAAAGGACATCCAGACGCGCATTAACGAGATTATGAGAGCGCAAAACGATCTGTCTCAATATGTGCGCGTCGAGGAAGTGACCACCTTATCGGGCTCGCGTGTGCTGGAGAAAGACGAAACGATGACGCCGTTTGCCTTGATTGATGAATACGGCGTGCTTCCGGAAACGGATAATCCCAAATTCGTGGCTGTCTCGTACTCCGTCAAAAAACGTGGCGGCATTTTGCCTATTACTAACGAGCTTTTGGCTGATAGTGATCAGAATATTATTAATTACATCACGCGCTGGATTGGTAAAAAGGCTGTGGTTACACGCAATAAGTTGATTACGGATCTTCTGCTGACTATGACTCCGAAAGATTTAGCTGATCTTAAAGTGGTGAAAAAAGTATTTAACGTTGACTTGGATCCGGCTATTAGCTTGAGCTCGATTGTTTTAACAAACCAAGACGGATATAACTGGCTCGATAGCCAGCAGGATACGAACGGTCGTTTCTTGCTTCAGGATGACATTACACAGCCAGGACGGAAGCTCTTGTTTGGCCGTCCGGTCGTCGTATGTTCCAATCGCTATTTGCCGTCGATCGCCGGTACGCCTAACAAGGCCCCCATTTTTATTGGGAATCTGGAAGAGCTCATCGTATTGTTCTCGCGTCGATTCTTTGAGTTGGCGGCGACGAAAGAAGGAGGCGATGCGTTTAAACGCGATACAACGGATTTGCGCACGATTATGCGCGATGACATTAAATTTTGGGATACCGGCGCGGCTGTATACGGACAGTTGACGCTGAGTTAA
- a CDS encoding HK97 family phage prohead protease produces the protein MKVGNQAPKETKEIRALPVKIEVRQSGEEEEKRTISGSIKYNTESAEMRDWWGDTFVEEIAAGAFDESLKTRGVVGLWSHDTAKVLGSTKSGTLRLESTEKELRFELDLPNTTVGNDAWEMIKRGDVDGVSFGMRVTKDKWSQVDRDGKKIYKRSILDAELYEISPVAFPAYPANEVSVRSLDEYREQQKRASNEYKKRKLTIELELM, from the coding sequence GTGAAAGTGGGCAATCAAGCACCGAAGGAAACAAAGGAAATTCGGGCGCTGCCAGTGAAAATTGAAGTCCGTCAGTCGGGCGAAGAAGAAGAAAAACGCACCATCTCCGGGTCGATCAAGTACAACACGGAAAGCGCGGAGATGCGGGACTGGTGGGGCGACACATTCGTCGAGGAAATCGCGGCCGGCGCGTTTGATGAGAGCTTGAAAACGCGCGGGGTTGTCGGGTTATGGTCACATGACACGGCGAAAGTGCTCGGGAGCACGAAAAGTGGAACGTTGCGCCTCGAGAGTACGGAAAAGGAGCTGCGGTTTGAGCTGGATTTGCCGAACACCACGGTCGGCAACGATGCCTGGGAGATGATCAAACGGGGAGATGTCGATGGTGTATCGTTTGGCATGCGGGTCACAAAAGACAAATGGTCGCAAGTCGATCGCGATGGAAAGAAAATTTACAAGCGGTCCATTTTGGATGCGGAATTATATGAGATTTCACCGGTGGCCTTCCCTGCTTATCCCGCGAATGAAGTGTCTGTCCGGTCGCTTGATGAGTACCGGGAGCAGCAAAAACGCGCCTCAAATGAATACAAAAAACGGAAACTAACCATCGAGTTAGAGCTGATGTAA